One region of Astyanax mexicanus isolate ESR-SI-001 chromosome 15, AstMex3_surface, whole genome shotgun sequence genomic DNA includes:
- the lrrc3ca gene encoding leucine-rich repeat-containing protein 3B, whose amino-acid sequence MPLSSYWLLRHSVVMCLLLHSLVLMTLCFHHAATSCSKRCYCSESEGPFGGKTMRCSNLRLTEIPQDIPNDTRRLYLDYNLLTSIPANAFQDLPLLAELDLSHNELALLESGAFRGLGASLQFLDLSSNQLTTLDPEAFEGLKARSNLTGNPWHCDCRLQTALPRLDLEPVSLTGIVCQTSEPEDSGAQGVPFLLAKDLDLCVVLKKTTDVAMLVTMFGWFTMVISYLVYYVRHNQEDARRHLEYLKSLPSRQGKSEESSTISTVV is encoded by the coding sequence ATGCCGCTGTCGTCCTACTGGTTGCTCCGGCACTCCGTGGTCATGTGCTTGTTGCTCCACAGCTTGGTGCTGATGACACTGTGCTTCCACCATGCGGCCACGTCCTGCTCGAAGCGTTGCTACTGCTCCGAAAGCGAGGGTCCCTTCGGGGGCAAGACCATGCGCTGCAGCAACTTGCGCCTCACCGAAATCCCGCAAGACATCCCCAACGACACACGGCGCCTCTACCTGGACTACAACCTGCTGACCAGCATCCCTGCCAATGCCTTCCAGGACCTCCCTCTGCTGGCCGAGCTCGATCTGTCCCACAACGAGCTGGCTCTCCTCGAGTCTGGAGCTTTCCGAGGCCTGGGCGCATCCCTGCAATTCCTGGACCTATCCTCCAACCAGCTGACTACACTGGACCCTGAAGCTTTCGAAGGTTTGAAGGCTCGATCTAATCTGACGGGCAACCCCTGGCACTGTGACTGCCGACTACAGACAGCCCTTCCACGCCTTGACTTGGAGCCTGTGTCTCTGACAGGCATTGTTTGTCAGACTTCAGAACCTGAGGACTCCGGTGCCCAAGGTGTGCCCTTCCTGCTGGCCAAAGACCTGGACCTGTGTGTGGTGCTTAAAAAGACCACCGACGTGGCCATGCTAGTGACCATGTTTGGCTGGTTCACAATGGTCATCTCCTACCTGGTGTACTATGTGAGACACAACCAGGAGGATGCCAGGCGCCACCTGGAGTATCTCAAGTCTCTGCCCAGCAGGCAGGGCAAGTCTGAGGAGTCTTCCACCATTAGCACAGTGGTTTGA